Proteins encoded together in one Candidatus Nitrosocaldus cavascurensis window:
- the sepF gene encoding cell division protein SepF — MQKEREVSLYLKTVTLRDANDLDAILDDIRHNNILIIRVTPLAQKSLEDLKMVVEELYKFVRSIHGDIARLGEERLVITPPGVRIWKNMYESLKER, encoded by the coding sequence ATGCAGAAGGAGCGTGAGGTATCACTTTACCTCAAGACAGTTACCCTTAGGGATGCTAATGATCTTGATGCTATACTTGATGATATAAGGCATAACAACATACTCATAATAAGGGTAACTCCATTGGCACAGAAGAGTCTTGAGGATCTTAAGATGGTTGTGGAAGAACTCTACAAGTTTGTTAGATCAATACATGGTGATATAGCAAGGCTTGGTGAGGAGAGGCTAGTGATAACCCCTCCTGGAGTAAGGATATGGAAGAACATGTATGAGAGCCTGAAGGAGAGGTAA
- the psmB gene encoding archaeal proteasome endopeptidase complex subunit beta, with protein sequence MLGGLFLHNNRYVESNRLHGTTTVGLQCKDGVVLATDTRATAGYLFIAHRHVRKIAKIDEHVALTIAGSVADAQSMIDILRYHASIYKLENRVPIPTKSVARLAANVFFAQRFYPLIAEILVGGYDSEGPSVYMVDLFGSVNKEVFVSTGSGSPVAYGILESEFKPDMSVDEAAKVATRAIAAAIMRNAGTGDGIDVVAIDKNGYRELSRRFVGLRLNE encoded by the coding sequence ATGCTTGGAGGGTTGTTCTTGCATAACAATAGATATGTTGAGTCAAACAGGTTGCATGGGACAACAACAGTAGGATTGCAGTGCAAGGATGGTGTAGTCCTTGCAACAGATACAAGGGCTACCGCTGGGTATCTCTTCATTGCTCACAGGCATGTTAGGAAGATAGCGAAGATAGATGAGCATGTAGCATTGACTATAGCAGGGAGTGTTGCAGATGCACAGAGCATGATAGATATACTTAGGTATCATGCAAGCATCTACAAGTTGGAGAATAGAGTACCTATACCAACTAAATCAGTTGCTAGGTTAGCAGCAAATGTATTCTTTGCACAGAGGTTCTATCCCTTGATAGCAGAGATACTTGTTGGAGGATATGATAGTGAAGGTCCATCAGTATATATGGTTGATCTCTTCGGCTCGGTCAACAAGGAGGTGTTTGTATCTACAGGCTCAGGCTCGCCAGTTGCATACGGCATACTTGAGAGTGAGTTCAAGCCAGATATGAGCGTTGATGAGGCAGCAAAGGTTGCAACAAGGGCAATAGCAGCAGCGATAATGCGCAATGCTGGCACTGGCGATGGTATAGATGTTGTTGCAATAGATAAGAATGGCTATAGAGAGTTGAGTAGAAGGTTCGTGGGTTTAAGGCTAAATGAGTAA
- a CDS encoding beta-CASP ribonuclease aCPSF1, producing the protein MSKVKANSVQSIIGIILQNIPSDAAVTKIEYEGPMIAIYTKNPRYLLENNAIISGIVKSIKKRIVVRTDESIRKSEEDARKIIIRTIPKDVGIVGTFFDTALGEVTVEVKKPWILTQVEEGEEEEVVVVEDREGVSSADVGAGSSSSQNIQKQKQIQALLIDLIDSTGWKVRIRKASHIPSESMKQVNYTKKLFANERYRLLRSVGESIFRPRLFEGTEATLMTLGGFSEVGRSCMLLMTRESKILLDCGINPGASDPMNAFPRLDIVGFDLEEIDAVVISHAHLDHTGFLPLLFKHGYRGPVYCTDPTLPLMTLIQMDMIKVAAGEGELPLYTERDIREVIKHTITLPYKTVTDIAPDIKLVFSNAGHILGSATVHLHIGNGDHNIVYTGDLKYGKSQLFDSASWNYPRVETLIIESTYGAKEDIMPSREEVESNFVNSINKVLMEGGKVLIPVPAVGRAQEILMVIDHHMKAGNMVEAPVFIEGMISEASAIHVAHPEYLTRELRQRILEVDDNPFTSEYFTTVEHSSQREEALREGPAIIMATSGMLEGGPVIEYFKSIAREPKNKILFVSYQVNGTLGRRVLDGSRQVSLMSRDGKIEVVDIMAQVEKIEGFSGHSDYNQLMAYVNKLRPKLRRVIVNHGERKKVENLAGSISRIFKIPTAAPMVREAIRLY; encoded by the coding sequence ATGAGTAAGGTCAAGGCTAACAGCGTTCAAAGCATAATAGGGATTATACTACAGAATATCCCTAGCGATGCTGCTGTAACAAAGATAGAGTATGAAGGCCCAATGATAGCAATATACACCAAGAACCCTAGGTACCTGCTTGAGAATAATGCAATAATCTCTGGTATAGTGAAGAGCATAAAGAAGAGGATAGTTGTTAGGACTGATGAGTCTATAAGGAAGAGTGAGGAGGATGCAAGGAAGATAATAATACGTACTATACCAAAGGATGTTGGTATAGTTGGAACGTTCTTCGATACAGCTTTGGGAGAGGTTACTGTAGAGGTTAAGAAGCCTTGGATACTAACGCAGGTTGAGGAGGGGGAGGAGGAAGAGGTTGTAGTGGTCGAGGATAGGGAGGGCGTATCTTCTGCTGATGTTGGTGCTGGTAGCAGTAGTAGCCAGAATATACAGAAGCAGAAGCAGATTCAAGCTCTACTAATCGATCTGATAGACTCTACTGGTTGGAAGGTAAGGATAAGGAAGGCATCACACATCCCATCTGAGAGCATGAAGCAGGTCAACTATACAAAGAAGTTATTTGCAAATGAGCGCTACAGACTCTTGAGGAGCGTTGGGGAGAGCATATTCAGGCCAAGGCTCTTCGAGGGTACAGAGGCAACATTGATGACCCTAGGAGGGTTCTCAGAGGTAGGTAGATCATGTATGCTACTAATGACAAGGGAGAGTAAGATACTACTTGACTGCGGCATAAACCCTGGGGCAAGCGATCCTATGAATGCATTCCCAAGGCTTGATATAGTTGGGTTTGACCTTGAGGAGATAGATGCAGTGGTTATAAGCCATGCACATCTAGATCATACTGGCTTCCTTCCACTGCTATTCAAGCATGGGTATAGGGGTCCTGTATATTGTACAGATCCTACACTACCATTGATGACACTGATCCAGATGGATATGATCAAGGTTGCTGCAGGGGAGGGTGAACTACCTCTCTACACAGAGAGGGATATTAGGGAGGTTATAAAGCATACAATAACCCTTCCATACAAGACAGTTACTGATATTGCTCCAGATATAAAGCTGGTATTCTCAAATGCTGGGCATATACTTGGCTCTGCTACAGTTCATCTTCATATAGGGAATGGGGATCACAACATAGTCTACACTGGGGATCTGAAGTATGGGAAGAGCCAACTCTTTGATAGCGCATCATGGAACTATCCAAGGGTTGAGACACTCATAATAGAGAGTACGTATGGTGCAAAGGAGGATATAATGCCATCTAGGGAGGAGGTTGAAAGCAACTTTGTAAACTCAATAAACAAGGTTCTTATGGAGGGAGGTAAGGTGCTCATTCCTGTACCTGCAGTTGGGAGAGCACAGGAGATACTCATGGTTATAGACCATCATATGAAGGCAGGGAACATGGTTGAGGCCCCAGTATTCATAGAGGGTATGATATCAGAGGCAAGTGCAATACACGTTGCACATCCTGAGTATCTAACAAGGGAGTTGAGGCAGAGGATACTTGAGGTTGATGACAATCCATTCACATCTGAGTACTTTACAACGGTAGAGCACTCAAGCCAAAGGGAAGAAGCGTTGAGGGAAGGACCAGCAATAATAATGGCAACATCTGGAATGCTTGAAGGGGGACCTGTAATAGAGTACTTTAAGAGCATAGCAAGGGAGCCTAAGAACAAGATACTCTTTGTATCGTACCAGGTCAATGGCACCCTTGGGAGGAGAGTTCTAGATGGCTCAAGGCAGGTATCCCTTATGAGCAGGGATGGCAAGATAGAGGTTGTTGATATAATGGCACAGGTTGAGAAGATAGAGGGCTTCAGTGGGCATAGCGACTACAATCAGTTGATGGCTTATGTTAACAAACTAAGACCAAAGTTGAGGAGGGTTATAGTAAACCATGGAGAGAGGAAGAAGGTTGAGAACCTTGCAGGTTCCATCTCTAGGATATTCAAGATACCTACAGCAGCACCAATGGTAAGGGAAGCGATAAGACTGTATTGA
- the cutA gene encoding divalent-cation tolerance protein CutA, whose translation MKGVILISTYPDEANALKAARGAVDSRLAACVNIAKIRSIYRWEGKVEDAEEYLALFKTTEDSLPRLKEFISSTHPYKVPEMVSIAMDSVSERYMAWMVESISS comes from the coding sequence ATGAAAGGAGTAATACTGATATCAACTTACCCAGATGAGGCTAACGCACTTAAGGCTGCTAGAGGTGCTGTAGATTCAAGGCTTGCTGCTTGCGTTAATATAGCAAAGATAAGATCCATCTATAGGTGGGAAGGCAAGGTTGAGGATGCTGAGGAGTATCTAGCCTTGTTCAAGACTACTGAGGATTCTTTGCCAAGGCTTAAAGAGTTCATATCCTCAACCCATCCCTATAAGGTGCCAGAGATGGTCAGCATTGCAATGGACTCTGTAAGCGAGAGGTACATGGCATGGATGGTTGAGAGTATATCCTCATGA
- a CDS encoding site-2 protease family protein, which produces MVFGDNTSIVALLLAWVIIIASAKALRLEKRGFEIKPFMLTYKNHAVSSTLDRLLAINRSAVRAFADVSIVAGAIMMVFAVWFLLNNLIHFFADSGKFSEVTLLIPGVTIRSVPNLVYFLLAAPIVLVVHEVAHGIVARLERIKVKSGGFAIIIALIAGFVEPDEDEFNRARRVSKVRVIAAGSTSNILLSFLVASLLMFNPAFGNILELLSPQVRSIFYNDPLGVPVVQVIEGSGAAQAGMRAGDIITAINDTQVKTPADLARVKLVPGEQVSVSILRDGEPMRLTVTVMGAEDDPNRGMIGIIRDVFPYMPPKVPFWIPWPHEVFMFLLWLWMLSFFIGIFNMLPMIPLDGEKYVSSMLEKRVSARSLKATRIGINALGFGLLGANIIATVIKSGFITI; this is translated from the coding sequence ATGGTATTTGGAGATAATACAAGTATAGTTGCATTACTCCTAGCATGGGTAATAATAATAGCATCTGCAAAGGCTCTTAGGCTTGAGAAGAGGGGTTTTGAGATCAAACCATTCATGCTAACATACAAGAACCATGCTGTATCCTCTACGCTAGATAGGCTCTTAGCAATAAACAGGAGTGCAGTTAGGGCATTTGCAGATGTTAGCATAGTTGCTGGAGCGATAATGATGGTATTTGCTGTATGGTTCCTACTCAACAACCTAATCCACTTCTTTGCAGATAGTGGCAAGTTCTCAGAGGTAACACTACTCATCCCTGGTGTAACTATAAGGAGTGTACCCAATCTAGTGTACTTCCTTCTTGCAGCACCAATAGTGCTTGTTGTGCATGAGGTTGCACATGGGATAGTTGCTAGGCTTGAGAGGATAAAGGTCAAGTCTGGGGGCTTTGCAATAATAATCGCTCTTATAGCAGGGTTTGTAGAGCCAGATGAGGATGAGTTTAATAGGGCAAGGAGGGTATCCAAGGTAAGGGTTATAGCAGCAGGGTCAACATCCAACATACTACTCTCATTCCTTGTTGCTTCCTTGCTCATGTTCAATCCAGCATTTGGGAATATACTTGAGTTATTATCCCCACAAGTTAGGAGCATATTCTACAACGATCCCCTAGGTGTGCCAGTCGTGCAGGTTATTGAGGGTAGTGGAGCAGCTCAAGCAGGTATGCGTGCAGGGGATATAATAACTGCAATAAACGATACACAGGTGAAGACACCAGCAGATCTAGCAAGGGTTAAGCTTGTACCAGGAGAGCAGGTAAGTGTTAGCATACTAAGGGATGGAGAGCCCATGAGGCTAACAGTTACTGTTATGGGTGCTGAGGATGATCCCAATAGAGGTATGATAGGCATAATAAGGGATGTATTCCCTTACATGCCACCTAAGGTACCATTCTGGATACCATGGCCACATGAAGTCTTTATGTTCCTCCTCTGGCTCTGGATGCTCTCGTTCTTCATAGGCATATTCAACATGCTCCCCATGATACCCTTGGATGGTGAGAAGTATGTAAGTTCTATGCTTGAGAAGAGAGTCTCAGCGAGATCTCTAAAGGCAACAAGGATAGGGATAAACGCCCTAGGCTTTGGCCTGCTAGGTGCAAATATAATAGCTACTGTGATAAAGTCTGGGTTCATAACTATATAA
- a CDS encoding hemerythrin domain-containing protein, protein MSATSNLKEDHLIVRRIRNIAKGYAEIIYSSNSVPVDDVKRVLILIEVFIDAYHHCKEECSYFPAVNGTTLEDEAKALAIEHELGRRIARMLNSNLDLWLRDDSNSEPVARMLKAYAEYLDVHIDREERFFSSYDAVVHEQEQVIDAFNAIRKERMDDARLNSILSMLDKLEGSLARMKESVVVGKEGDGARR, encoded by the coding sequence ATGAGTGCAACATCAAACCTCAAGGAGGATCATCTTATAGTAAGGAGGATACGTAACATAGCAAAAGGGTATGCAGAGATCATATACTCTAGCAATAGTGTACCAGTTGATGATGTTAAGAGAGTTCTCATCCTCATCGAGGTGTTCATAGATGCTTACCATCACTGCAAGGAGGAGTGCTCATACTTCCCTGCTGTAAATGGTACCACGCTTGAGGATGAGGCAAAGGCATTAGCAATAGAGCATGAACTTGGTAGAAGGATAGCAAGGATGCTCAACTCAAACCTTGATCTCTGGCTTAGGGATGATAGCAATAGCGAGCCTGTAGCAAGGATGCTAAAGGCATATGCTGAGTATCTTGATGTGCATATTGATAGGGAGGAGAGGTTCTTCTCATCATACGATGCGGTTGTGCATGAACAAGAGCAAGTGATTGATGCATTCAATGCAATAAGGAAGGAGAGGATGGATGATGCTAGGCTAAATAGCATACTATCAATGCTTGATAAGCTTGAAGGTTCACTTGCTAGAATGAAGGAGAGTGTAGTAGTAGGGAAGGAAGGGGATGGAGCAAGAAGGTAA